From Xylocopilactobacillus apis, a single genomic window includes:
- a CDS encoding BspA family leucine-rich repeat surface protein, producing the protein MVAISGGGRLDRPSEVVFADPLQFPRTPKINPRINLRSPSTIVKNGEFGLRGESKFVGNQASISLDWDIVSDISDGYIVQRSTSNIISDNDTAWETAPTNYGKKIKILNVYPPDGRFLKAWMNQNNGSGQPVSMNLIDVDEISLSDFNANPDGYLKDVDGNYRYDGIYFGSSDSNGGWTPGVNDLTATSQPIVESFANTGRSIILGHDTLAGIYMGSHHYFNRFAPKLGWMFPSDIENQGGRVDSYKWRGANHVSFTSNGMLNQYPYYLDPTVTYNISVSHSLAQFYMYDDSATRWMQYEGGYPPNSVNDIDFTNYTNHAYDYSGRVIGDDNWYLLTKGNYAMIQTGHTTGQCTPDEAKIIANMVYYTSTLNTTRHGEDFTVKDLAAPDAPSTTLTGTNVSQLNLKVNTNDNPTDYYYRVKAKTALRDKYSDVIKTSVESGVKGYVYTLDSSPTSTPAVTKNPSTGEVTNINLSATSTTDPSANLSLSLPASLNKYLHIVAVDNSNNVSEVKHINLNDYVWWYFDSTTKVLTIYPHELNALVDAVIDSSVDPINPTVTWPWDQYKTQITKTVISPGVSAKASIAQLFKGFTAMTEIVGLTNLNTTEVTDYSWMFNDCKNLTAIDLSGFNTLKAYNMFRFLRNCSSVTDLKFGPNFITSNVTNFGGFFEGMQSIESIDMDHIDTSSALDMQAMFAVCRSLKTLDVSRLNTSNVKNMNWLFEFDNNLSEIDLSNFNTASLTTMAYMFMEDTNLKKITFGENFNTTNVTTMNHAFENCSSLSSLDLSSFTTNPNTMNMDDSLNGTTNLWKLTLGVNTKLSSTTGLANPNPRTPIIDLDKPVPPNPQYFATDAKWREIGVGGSDHEPKGDVKTASQIMSESATRNDVRTYVWDQRGRVQLEAPIAIDFGTNRGSVRNHNYESTDHKFKVTDNRNSRKNKKWRIEGAMTQPLTKGTKRITGNPLHHRNSSGVETNLTPVATLLADKVIPGVTYEDTWEEAWDLLFKTTANNIPEAGSYSGQITFTLLDAVP; encoded by the coding sequence ATGGTAGCGATTTCAGGGGGGGGGCGCTTAGATAGACCCTCGGAAGTTGTTTTCGCGGATCCTTTACAATTTCCGCGAACTCCGAAGATCAATCCAAGGATTAATCTGCGTTCGCCTTCAACAATAGTTAAGAACGGAGAATTTGGTTTAAGAGGCGAGAGTAAATTTGTGGGGAATCAGGCCTCGATTTCTTTAGATTGGGATATTGTTTCTGATATTTCTGATGGTTATATTGTGCAGAGATCAACAAGCAACATAATTTCTGATAATGATACAGCGTGGGAAACAGCTCCAACTAACTACGGTAAAAAAATTAAGATTCTAAACGTTTATCCTCCTGATGGTCGATTTTTAAAAGCATGGATGAATCAGAATAATGGATCTGGGCAACCTGTTTCTATGAATTTAATTGACGTTGATGAAATTTCTTTATCTGATTTTAATGCTAATCCTGATGGATATTTGAAAGATGTTGATGGCAATTATCGGTATGACGGAATTTATTTTGGTTCTTCGGATAGTAATGGTGGGTGGACTCCAGGAGTTAATGATTTAACGGCAACGTCACAACCTATTGTGGAATCTTTTGCTAATACAGGGAGATCAATTATTTTAGGACATGACACGTTGGCTGGCATTTATATGGGATCACACCATTATTTCAATAGATTTGCTCCAAAATTAGGCTGGATGTTTCCTAGTGATATTGAAAATCAAGGAGGCAGAGTTGATAGTTATAAGTGGCGTGGGGCAAATCATGTTTCATTTACTTCTAATGGGATGTTGAATCAGTATCCTTATTATCTTGATCCAACTGTTACATATAATATTTCTGTTTCTCATTCACTTGCTCAGTTTTATATGTATGATGATAGCGCTACTAGGTGGATGCAGTATGAGGGAGGATACCCGCCCAACTCTGTTAATGATATCGATTTTACTAACTACACTAACCATGCATACGATTATTCAGGTAGAGTTATTGGCGATGATAACTGGTATTTACTTACTAAAGGAAATTACGCAATGATTCAGACTGGTCATACAACTGGTCAGTGTACCCCTGATGAGGCAAAAATTATTGCTAATATGGTCTATTATACAAGTACTTTGAATACAACACGTCATGGCGAAGACTTTACCGTTAAAGATCTGGCAGCGCCAGATGCACCAAGTACAACGCTTACGGGAACGAATGTAAGCCAACTTAATTTAAAAGTAAATACTAATGACAATCCGACCGACTACTACTATCGAGTAAAAGCCAAAACTGCATTAAGAGATAAATATTCAGATGTGATTAAAACTTCGGTAGAGAGCGGGGTAAAAGGGTATGTCTACACTTTAGACAGTTCACCGACAAGTACGCCGGCAGTAACTAAGAATCCATCTACTGGTGAAGTAACTAATATTAATTTATCCGCCACTTCAACAACTGATCCGTCGGCTAATCTAAGTTTATCCCTGCCAGCGAGTTTAAATAAATATCTCCATATTGTGGCGGTGGATAATTCAAATAATGTTTCAGAGGTCAAACACATAAACCTCAATGACTATGTATGGTGGTATTTTGATTCAACCACCAAGGTTCTGACCATCTATCCGCATGAGTTGAATGCCTTAGTAGATGCAGTGATAGATTCTTCAGTTGATCCAATTAATCCAACAGTTACTTGGCCTTGGGATCAGTATAAAACTCAAATTACTAAAACTGTAATAAGTCCAGGAGTAAGCGCAAAAGCGAGTATTGCTCAACTTTTCAAAGGTTTTACAGCAATGACGGAAATTGTAGGGCTAACTAATCTTAACACCACAGAAGTAACGGACTATAGCTGGATGTTTAATGATTGTAAGAATCTTACGGCAATTGATCTGTCAGGCTTTAATACATTAAAAGCGTATAATATGTTCCGATTTTTGAGAAATTGTTCAAGTGTAACTGATCTAAAGTTTGGGCCTAATTTTATAACGTCAAATGTGACTAACTTTGGCGGCTTCTTTGAAGGGATGCAGAGTATAGAGAGTATTGATATGGATCATATTGATACAAGCAGTGCGCTGGATATGCAAGCAATGTTTGCAGTTTGTCGAAGTTTAAAAACTTTAGATGTAAGTCGTCTAAACACCTCGAATGTAAAAAATATGAATTGGTTGTTTGAATTTGATAATAATCTATCCGAGATAGATCTGAGTAATTTTAATACTGCAAGTCTTACAACAATGGCATATATGTTTATGGAAGACACGAATCTAAAAAAGATCACGTTTGGAGAAAATTTTAACACAACAAATGTAACAACAATGAATCATGCATTTGAGAACTGCAGTTCTTTGAGTAGTTTAGATCTTTCAAGTTTCACAACGAATCCCAATACCATGAATATGGATGATTCTTTAAATGGGACAACAAATTTATGGAAATTAACGTTAGGAGTAAATACAAAGTTATCAAGTACGACAGGTTTAGCAAATCCGAATCCTAGAACGCCAATAATTGATTTAGATAAACCTGTTCCGCCTAATCCGCAATACTTTGCAACTGATGCTAAGTGGCGAGAGATCGGGGTTGGTGGAAGTGATCATGAACCCAAAGGTGATGTTAAGACGGCATCCCAGATTATGAGTGAATCAGCAACTCGCAATGATGTTCGAACTTACGTTTGGGATCAGCGTGGACGTGTCCAGCTTGAAGCACCGATTGCGATTGATTTTGGAACGAATCGAGGATCAGTTCGGAATCATAACTACGAAAGTACAGATCACAAGTTTAAAGTTACCGACAACCGTAACTCTCGTAAGAACAAGAAGTGGCGGATTGAAGGAGCAATGACACAGCCTCTAACTAAAGGAACAAAGAGAATTACGGGCAATCCTTTGCATCACCGCAATAGTTCAGGAGTGGAAACGAATCTGACGCCGGTGGCAACGCTTTTGGCAGACAAAGTGATCCCTGGTGTGACATATGAAGATACGTGGGAAGAGGCCTGGGATTTACTTTTCAAAACGACAGCTAACAATATCCCAGAAGCTGGAAGTTACAGCGGTCAAATTACATTTACTCTGTTGGATGCAGTGCCTTAA